The Streptococcus pluranimalium genome contains a region encoding:
- a CDS encoding GntR family transcriptional regulator, translating to MNEAIPIYMQISQMIEDDILSGHFKVDDKVPSTNEFAKMMQVNPATAGKGLNDLVDQDILYKKRGMGMYVTAEARDLIIAKRQQAFSQQMLPAFLQEAKRLDISLDHLIEMIKEEKNA from the coding sequence GTGAACGAAGCAATACCCATTTACATGCAAATCTCACAGATGATTGAAGATGACATTTTAAGCGGGCATTTCAAGGTTGATGATAAGGTACCATCTACCAATGAATTTGCCAAGATGATGCAAGTCAATCCTGCAACGGCAGGTAAGGGGCTTAACGATCTAGTTGATCAAGATATTCTATATAAAAAAAGAGGAATGGGCATGTATGTAACAGCAGAAGCTAGAGATTTGATTATTGCAAAAAGGCAACAAGCTTTTAGTCAGCAAATGCTTCCCGCCTTTTTACAAGAAGCCAAACGATTAGATATTTCACTGGATCACTTGATTGAGATGATTAAGGAGGAGAAGAATGCTTAA
- a CDS encoding MORN repeat-containing protein — protein sequence MKQLIEDIKKIKLTRATIELLSVAFIIILGLSAFLIPLKHKGTLTYDNHKITYNGEVANNRMNGQGKLTYENGDIYQGQFKNGVFDGQGTYTAAKGWSYSGEFKKGQADGQGVLKTKDNKTYKGEFKQGIYKK from the coding sequence ATGAAACAGCTGATCGAAGATATCAAAAAAATAAAATTGACAAGAGCGACGATTGAACTCCTAAGCGTTGCCTTTATTATTATCCTAGGTTTAAGCGCCTTTTTAATCCCTCTTAAACATAAGGGAACGTTAACATATGATAATCATAAAATCACTTATAACGGAGAAGTGGCTAATAATCGGATGAATGGTCAAGGTAAGTTAACTTATGAAAATGGGGATATTTATCAAGGGCAATTTAAAAATGGTGTTTTTGACGGTCAGGGGACCTATACGGCTGCCAAAGGTTGGTCCTATTCTGGTGAGTTTAAAAAAGGACAGGCTGACGGTCAAGGAGTTTTGAAAACAAAGGATAACAAGACCTACAAAGGCGAGTTTAAACAAGGAATTTATAAAAAATGA
- a CDS encoding ATP-binding cassette domain-containing protein encodes MLKLEEITKKYGRKVVLQQINLEFKDQAGVYGLLGRNGVGKTTMMKLINDMIASYDGRVSTSFDLAHIVFVTSDVSDYNSVFQGKITKLICYYENMYPKFDAHYAEELLARFNLDPKLKIKKLSTGNKTLVYNILGLATRETVTVFDEPTNGLDSVNRQKFFDAMLEDYAQHPRLIILSTHLIQEVENYLTHVIMLKETALLVDANIEDVQARAVRLTNAELPNKYILNQRQLGSTTETYLFDTITEEDIREVTGQGGQVGYYDLQTLFNYLVED; translated from the coding sequence ATGCTTAAGTTAGAAGAGATTACTAAAAAGTATGGCCGAAAAGTTGTTTTGCAACAGATTAATTTAGAATTTAAAGATCAGGCAGGCGTCTACGGTCTCTTAGGACGCAATGGTGTTGGGAAAACAACCATGATGAAATTGATAAATGACATGATTGCTTCGTATGATGGTCGTGTTAGCACCAGCTTTGATCTAGCCCACATCGTCTTTGTAACAAGTGATGTGTCTGATTATAATAGTGTTTTTCAAGGGAAAATCACAAAACTAATCTGCTATTATGAAAACATGTATCCAAAGTTTGATGCTCATTATGCCGAAGAACTTCTAGCTCGCTTTAATCTTGATCCAAAGCTTAAAATCAAGAAACTATCAACAGGTAATAAAACATTGGTTTACAATATTTTGGGGTTAGCAACTCGAGAAACGGTTACCGTCTTTGACGAGCCTACGAATGGTCTTGACTCCGTCAACCGTCAGAAGTTCTTTGACGCTATGTTAGAGGATTATGCGCAACATCCTCGTCTCATTATCTTGTCAACGCACTTGATTCAAGAAGTGGAAAACTATTTGACCCATGTCATTATGCTTAAAGAGACTGCTTTATTGGTTGATGCTAATATTGAGGATGTTCAAGCTAGGGCAGTTCGCTTAACGAATGCAGAACTTCCTAACAAATATATCCTTAATCAACGTCAACTGGGAAGCACGACAGAAACTTATCTCTTTGATACGATCACTGAGGAAGATATCCGAGAAGTGACTGGACAAGGTGGACAAGTCGGTTATTACGACCTACAGACACTCTTTAATTATCTAGTGGAGGACTAA
- a CDS encoding acyltransferase family protein has translation MRIKWFSLVRVTGLLLVLLYHFFKNQFPGGFIGVDIFFTFSGFLITALMIDEYSRSDAFDIIGFLKRRFYRIVPPLVLMVLVTIPFTFLVKPDFVADIGKQAAATLGFTTNFYEIFTGSSYESQFIPHLFVHTWSLAIEVHFYLLWALVIWLLSKRNLTPLKFRGMIFMVSSALFGLGFVSMFIRAFFADNLSLIYYSSLSHSFGFFLGAIFATISGVSEVTHRFKRNAQLWSLNRAIAYMAGSFLLLLLLTFALDFNNILTFLFGFILATLFASTMIYSARVLHEKTPKAKEPAFITFFADISYGLYLFHWPFYVIFSQLVANWLAVVLTMFFSILFSTFSFYVLEPFIAGKIPRILGIEIDLKPYWKAMVGIGAALSLLLVIVSATAPKVGKFESELLVNSLKQSQNSLTRSYMVTAGDVDALSDVTVIGDSVALRSQNAFKKIMPKAQLDAAVSRNFEDAFTIFKNQAQTGTMSSTVVVAVGVNSTSGYEEETQKYIKALPKGHRLVFVTPYNAKAMGDVKAVRDYELKLAKKYPYVTVADWYKAAVDHPEIWEGTDGVHYSDASIEGADLYVNTVQKAVEQVAKQPAKK, from the coding sequence ATGAGAATAAAATGGTTTTCACTAGTTAGGGTAACCGGGCTGCTTTTAGTCCTTCTCTATCACTTTTTTAAAAATCAATTTCCAGGTGGCTTTATCGGTGTTGATATCTTCTTCACCTTTTCTGGTTTCTTGATCACAGCTCTAATGATTGACGAGTACAGTCGGTCAGATGCATTTGATATCATTGGCTTTTTAAAGCGACGTTTTTACCGGATTGTCCCTCCTTTAGTTTTGATGGTTTTGGTGACTATCCCCTTTACCTTTTTAGTCAAGCCGGACTTTGTTGCTGATATCGGTAAGCAAGCAGCAGCAACGCTTGGGTTTACGACAAATTTCTACGAGATTTTTACAGGTAGTAGTTACGAAAGCCAGTTTATCCCTCATCTCTTTGTGCACACATGGAGTCTAGCTATTGAAGTGCATTTTTATCTTCTCTGGGCTTTGGTGATCTGGTTGCTTTCAAAACGCAATTTAACACCTCTCAAATTTAGAGGGATGATCTTCATGGTCTCATCTGCCCTGTTTGGACTGGGTTTTGTGAGTATGTTTATCAGAGCTTTCTTTGCAGATAATCTTTCATTGATTTACTACTCTAGTTTGAGTCATAGTTTTGGATTTTTCCTAGGAGCTATTTTTGCGACGATTTCAGGTGTATCTGAGGTGACTCATCGATTTAAGAGAAATGCTCAACTTTGGTCTCTCAATCGAGCGATTGCTTATATGGCAGGCAGTTTCCTCCTTTTATTGTTACTGACATTCGCACTTGACTTTAATAACATTTTGACTTTTCTCTTTGGCTTCATTTTGGCAACTCTCTTTGCCTCAACCATGATTTATTCAGCGCGTGTCTTACATGAGAAAACACCAAAAGCTAAAGAGCCTGCTTTTATCACCTTCTTTGCAGACATCAGTTACGGTCTCTATCTATTCCACTGGCCCTTCTACGTGATTTTCAGTCAGCTCGTTGCTAACTGGTTGGCAGTGGTTCTCACTATGTTTTTCTCTATTCTTTTTTCAACGTTCTCTTTTTATGTTTTGGAGCCTTTCATTGCTGGGAAAATCCCTCGTATCCTTGGCATAGAGATAGATTTGAAACCCTACTGGAAAGCTATGGTAGGCATAGGTGCAGCCTTGTCTCTTCTTCTTGTCATCGTTAGTGCGACAGCACCAAAAGTTGGGAAGTTTGAATCGGAGCTTTTGGTTAACTCTCTTAAACAATCGCAGAATAGTTTGACAAGATCATATATGGTCACTGCCGGAGATGTGGATGCCCTCAGTGACGTTACTGTGATTGGTGACTCTGTAGCTCTTCGTTCACAGAATGCTTTTAAGAAAATTATGCCTAAAGCGCAATTAGATGCAGCTGTCAGTCGAAATTTTGAAGATGCATTCACAATTTTCAAAAATCAAGCGCAAACAGGTACCATGTCAAGCACTGTCGTTGTCGCTGTTGGGGTGAACTCAACAAGTGGCTATGAAGAAGAAACTCAGAAATATATTAAAGCCTTACCAAAAGGTCACCGACTAGTTTTTGTGACTCCATATAATGCAAAAGCAATGGGAGATGTCAAAGCTGTCAGAGACTATGAATTGAAGTTAGCTAAAAAGTACCCATACGTTACCGTTGCGGATTGGTATAAGGCGGCTGTTGATCATCCTGAAATATGGGAAGGCACTGATGGTGTTCATTATTCGGACGCCAGCATAGAAGGTGCTGACCTTTATGTTAATACTGTTCAAAAAGCAGTTGAACAAGTGGCTAAGCAGCCCGCTAAAAAATAA